One segment of Mycolicibacterium sp. YH-1 DNA contains the following:
- a CDS encoding DUF3060 domain-containing protein produces the protein MEPEGDPEARIRDLERRLGDAAEKSELGVGAHGSSYGYVPSPSGAYPPPPTAPWEAPPPPLSPMSSTGHSRTFVIPVVIAVLAFVIAGGVSLYLFTMTASNPGNGTQIAGGGADLSDSPPEGPSAGGGKTQVPSREATVPDLPAPGSHLTVAGVGQHRTIACNETTLSISGMENTVTVTGHCISVSVSGMDNAVAVDSTESIVVSGFDNRIVFHTGEPKTSSSGSGNTIDRG, from the coding sequence ATGGAACCTGAGGGCGACCCTGAGGCGCGTATCCGCGATCTGGAGCGGCGGTTGGGCGACGCCGCCGAGAAATCCGAACTCGGAGTAGGCGCACACGGCAGCTCATACGGCTATGTGCCGTCGCCCTCGGGGGCGTATCCGCCCCCGCCGACGGCACCGTGGGAGGCGCCGCCTCCGCCGCTCTCACCGATGTCGAGCACGGGGCACTCACGGACCTTTGTGATCCCCGTGGTGATTGCGGTGCTGGCATTCGTCATCGCCGGTGGGGTGTCGTTGTATCTGTTCACCATGACTGCGTCGAATCCCGGCAACGGCACGCAGATCGCCGGTGGTGGTGCCGACCTGTCGGATTCGCCGCCGGAGGGGCCGTCGGCAGGTGGCGGCAAGACTCAGGTCCCCAGCAGGGAGGCAACGGTGCCCGACCTGCCGGCGCCCGGGAGCCATCTCACCGTCGCAGGCGTCGGTCAGCATAGGACGATCGCCTGCAACGAAACGACTCTCAGCATCAGCGGTATGGAGAACACCGTGACGGTCACCGGTCACTGCATCAGTGTGTCGGTGTCGGGTATGGACAACGCGGTCGCCGTCGATTCCACGGAGAGCATCGTCGTCTCGGGTTTCGACAACCGGATCGTGTTCCACACGGGTGAGCCGAAGACGTCGAGTTCCGGCAGCGGCAACACGATTGACCGGGGCTGA
- a CDS encoding YncE family protein: MASGYMRAHGVTVDNAAAALQGAVTIGHGPIADIAVDGDTLVVSNYADHSMAVLNAETLAVNGGVAAREAFALAVAGDSAYVGVASVSYDAIAVIDTRTGNVTASYPLSFSVTAMTTSRDGKRIYAGRAADGGVDVAIIDVITQRVSTIYLAKGDDVVIDAMRVDSSDRRLYVATSDSRGSRLIVVDLESGVVRRTLEVGASIRGLEIGLDSTAYVLTSDLQDRGVLHVVDLVAGRIMASVEVATAPTQLALSADATRAYVVDYNEVVVLDTEKLDTVGTISVGARPSCVALGVDRLYVADYAGGVTAFAVAAPAPMLYAPLMAANSAAAVPTFRELEPAGV, translated from the coding sequence ATGGCTAGTGGCTACATGCGCGCGCACGGTGTGACCGTCGACAACGCGGCTGCGGCTCTGCAGGGCGCCGTCACCATCGGACACGGGCCCATTGCGGACATCGCAGTGGATGGCGACACCCTGGTGGTGTCGAACTACGCCGACCACTCGATGGCAGTGCTGAACGCCGAAACCCTTGCCGTCAACGGGGGAGTGGCCGCCCGCGAGGCGTTCGCGCTCGCGGTGGCCGGTGACAGCGCCTATGTCGGTGTGGCGTCGGTCAGCTACGACGCCATCGCGGTGATTGACACGCGCACGGGCAACGTCACCGCCTCCTACCCGCTGTCCTTCAGCGTGACGGCGATGACCACCAGTCGCGACGGCAAGCGGATCTACGCCGGCCGCGCCGCTGATGGCGGCGTCGACGTCGCCATCATCGACGTGATCACCCAGCGCGTCTCCACGATCTACCTGGCCAAGGGCGACGACGTGGTGATCGACGCGATGCGGGTTGACTCCTCGGACCGCCGGTTGTACGTCGCCACGTCGGACTCGCGCGGCAGCCGCCTCATCGTCGTCGATCTCGAGAGCGGCGTCGTTCGGCGCACGCTCGAGGTCGGAGCGTCGATCCGCGGCCTCGAGATCGGCCTGGACAGCACCGCCTACGTGCTGACCTCTGACCTTCAGGACCGCGGTGTCCTGCATGTGGTCGACTTGGTCGCCGGCCGCATCATGGCCAGCGTCGAGGTCGCCACGGCGCCGACGCAGCTGGCCCTGTCTGCCGACGCCACCCGGGCCTACGTTGTCGACTACAACGAGGTCGTGGTGCTCGACACCGAGAAGCTCGACACCGTCGGCACCATCTCGGTGGGTGCCCGCCCGTCATGCGTGGCGCTCGGGGTCGACCGCCTCTACGTCGCTGACTACGCCGGTGGCGTCACGGCTTTCGCCGTCGCCGCGCCTGCGCCGATGCTTTACGCCCCGCTGATGGCCGCCAACTCGGCCGCCGCGGTGCCCACCTTCCGCGAGCTCGAGCCCGCGGGCGTCTAG